From a region of the Arvicanthis niloticus isolate mArvNil1 chromosome 6, mArvNil1.pat.X, whole genome shotgun sequence genome:
- the Uqcrq gene encoding cytochrome b-c1 complex subunit 8: MGREFGNLTRIRHVISYSLSPFEQRAFPNYFSKGVPNVLRRTRERILRVAPPFVVVYLIYTWGNQEFEQSKRKNPAMYENDK, translated from the exons ATGGGCCGCGAGTTTGGGAACCTGACGCGGATACGGCACGTGATCTCCTACAGCTTGTCGCCCTTTGAGCAGCGCGCCTTCCCGAACTATTTCAGCAAAGGCGTCCCCAACGTGCTGCGCCGCACCCGCGAGCGCATCCTGCGCGTGGCGCCGC CGTTTGTAGTGGTCTACCTGATCTACACATGGGGCAACCAGGAGTTTGAGCAGTCCAAAAGGAAGAATCCAGCCATGTATGAAAACGACAAGTGA
- the Leap2 gene encoding liver-expressed antimicrobial peptide 2 isoform X1 has protein sequence MLQLKLFAVLLTCLLLLGQINSSPVPELSSAKRSRRMTPFWRGVSLRPIGASCRDDSECVTRLCSFCSQFLELPADEVEVSDCVM, from the exons ATGCTACAGCTAAAACTCTTTGCAGTGCTCCTGACTTGCCTGCTGCTGCTGGGCCAG ATCAATAGCTCCCCGGTACCAGAACTGAGTTCAGCAAAGAGATCCCGGAGAATGACCCCATTTTGGAGAGGGGTTTCCCTCAGGCCCATTGGTGCCTCATGCCGGGATGATTCGGAGTGTGTCACAAGACTATGCAG CTTCTGCTCCCAATTCCTGGAATTACCAGCAgatgaagtggaagtttctgattgtgtcatgtga
- the Leap2 gene encoding liver-expressed antimicrobial peptide 2 isoform X2 — protein sequence MLQLKLFAVLLTCLLLLGQINSSPVPELSSAKRSRRMTPFWRGVSLRPIGASCRDDSECVTRLCRKRRCSLSVAQE from the exons ATGCTACAGCTAAAACTCTTTGCAGTGCTCCTGACTTGCCTGCTGCTGCTGGGCCAG ATCAATAGCTCCCCGGTACCAGAACTGAGTTCAGCAAAGAGATCCCGGAGAATGACCCCATTTTGGAGAGGGGTTTCCCTCAGGCCCATTGGTGCCTCATGCCGGGATGATTCGGAGTGTGTCACAAGACTATGCAG aaaaagACGCTGTTCCCTAAGTGTGGCCCAGGAGTGA